The Theobroma cacao cultivar B97-61/B2 chromosome 1, Criollo_cocoa_genome_V2, whole genome shotgun sequence genome contains the following window.
AACTCTCACAAAACCTTTTTGATTCTGCCAAGTTGTAAGGAAagttacattaaaaaaaagaaatttgtaaattgggtttaaaagcaaaagaaaaatgaaaaattttattttgtcgCGGtagattaataattaaaatttaaaaacaaattaatgacGGTTCTTATCGAACGAACTTCCACGTAAATCGTAACGAAATTCGGATTCACATTAAAAgcatcacttttttttttttctctttttaagttattttccttttactttCTTGAATATTTTCGCTTTAGAGCAGAAGCTGTGAACCATAAGAATTCAATCCCAAAAGGCAGAAGAAAAGGACGAAAAAAAATACAGATTCTATttctaaaagaaaatgactttttttttacatattaataGCTGTATTTTAacattaaatattcataatttggAAGTGGGCGCTCTAAACTTTACAATCTGGAATTTGTCCTACTTTCCTTTTTGTCTCTGGAACTTTGGATTGGGACATTGGAGGGCTACAAGTACAGGAATGAGAGGACAACAAAAATGATTACAGCAAAACCAGATTGGGTTGGGGAAAATGGTTGGGTTCTGGTTGAGTCTCCGGTAGCCAAATTTGCAAGCCATTGACTGGCCAGTTCAGCCGCCTGCATCGGGTCTTGGACCGACCCTGATTCATCTGTTGTTCCTGTTGTCTTTGGAGAAGGATCCTTTGAAGATTTCAAGCTGCATCGGGATTAACCCTATGTTAAATCTATATGTAACTATCAATCTTTCAAGTAACAAATAAGAACAGACTGAATCGAATGATGTAATATGTTGCTAATAAGAAGGTTCCTGTTGAAATTTACCTTGGAACATTGGGACAGAAAGTGATGGAGTAATCAGCACCAGTGCAAGTGAAAGTGCTGGTGGCATCATCGAAAGCATAGCTATAGGATTTGGGGCAAGCTGATTTGAACACTTCTGAATACATGGATGGCTTACAAGCAGCCGGACTATTGAAGGCGCCGCTACAACAGTACTCCGGGTTCCCGAAGGCGTCGCAGGCGCTCTTACAGGCTCCGCCGCCATCAATTCTCAGCTCAGAGGGGCACTTTTTATTCAAATCCGACACACAACCAGTAATGGCACACTCTCCTGAGCCTCCACTTCCTTCCACAATCATAGGCAAATTATAACCATCAACCAGGCTCACGTCATAGAAGTCCTGCGATCCTGAACCGAGTGTAAACTCGGCTAAGGTGGCCGGAGGGATGGCGCCAGCTCCATTGCATTCGACTTCGCCGGAGCCGCAGTCACCTGTGGCGCAAGAACCGTGGCCGGAGTCATCGAAATTGCAGCCTGTTCTGCCCCAGAAACGACCTGCCCAGCCAGTAGGAGCTTGGAAGGAACGAGAGCTGCCTTTGGTGAGCTCAAAGCCTGTACTTTCCAGTTTTGGACTTCCAGGATTGGCTAGAATCCCTGGCCATACTGTGTAATCGCATTTGTTGATGAATGTGAAAGTGGCAGCCGTAACACCtgcaaaaaagaaacagaggAAGCAGAGGGTCAGATTGGTTTACTCCTCAAAACGATTAGAACTTAACGAAAATGCGAACAACCCAGTTTCTTAAAATGCATAATTTCTCACTACCTTCAAGAAACAAGACGAGAATGAAGCTCAAGAACGTGATAAAAGAATGGTAATGACAGGAGAACCGAGCCATGGGGAATATATCTCTCTGTTTCTGTTGTTAAATGAGTGTTTCAGTTCTCAagtttttgtgttttatttatttatctaaaatggaatgttgtGATTGAAACAATCGACAAAAAGGAACTTAAATTAAGTAAAGCTAACATTGAAGATGGTGCAAATTGTTGGTATCcaaaagaataagaagaataaaaggaaGAAGAGTAGCCGAGACAGAGGAAGAATGAAGAAGATGTTGGGGACTACCACCCATAAAACTCCAAAGGTTTTCTCTATCTGTTATGAGCCTTCACTCCTTTTCCATTTTGTGACAAAAGAATGGATGGAAATAAAGTCTGAGGGTgagtggtggtggtggtgggggGGGAATCTAATAATCTGCCCTTCATCCCCTATTTATAAAGGCAACAGCCTTGAATAAACAATCAAAGACGGTAGCAGGCATACTCAAATGACCACCTCACTGTCACTTGTTTGCTTCTTTGGCCCCTCTCACCTACCAATTAGGCTtccctcttttttcttctttcttttttaatttaaataaaaaagtaaatctattataagaaaatactattttttttttaattttggaagaaaaaaaaacactgCTTTAACTATACAAATTGTAAGGCTTATAAGGTCCACATTCTCACCAACCGCTCATTCTCTTATGCATATCAAAACTCTTGCttttaaaatgttattattCATGTCAAAAGCATGTTGAAAATGATCCTATGGATTTCCCATGGATTTGCTATtagaattaaagaaagaaagaaaaagaatcttTTCTATTATAGTTAAGGACATGAAGGTTTGAATGTGAAACAACTTTCCTTAGAAGGGATGTGATTCTTCATTAGGACATGAACCAATGAAAAGAACCTTGTAAAGCAATTCTTCTATTTAATTTGATGTAGTAATTATGAACCAgataaatcaaaaaaatatggaCTCCCATCTTCCTGTTCCAATGATAGCTAAAACCCCTGTTTTCCCCTGCTTCTGTAGCAGTATATCAGTTATATTTTGCTACCTTTTCTACCAAACCATTGGGAGTCCAATTGATTGACCATATTTTTGACCtatgcttgatcaccaattatgAGCATATACTTGCAGAACAGGGGaagccttttctttttttgttaatttttttctgtTCAGCAGCAGACATGGAAGGACCCACGATCAAGATGTGTAATTCGGAACCACGTATCAAATACGTAGCACCGTCGTGTCCACTAACTGGCGAAGTGCGGTCTCCTTGTATCAAAGCAGATTCTCTTCCCGCTTCGtcatctctctcttcttttctcgTCATCTCACCAATAATTGGAAACCTCTCCAACACGACCAACCAGTGTCTTTTTGCATTCGGACGACAGCGTCATCAGGAATCTAAACCCCGTTGGGAAGAAGAAACAGGCATTTCCGAGGTCGGCCATGGTCGACATTGATTCGGAGAAGGGAGGCAAATCACATGGGAATTGAGTGGATGCTATGCAACCAGGGTCGATCATTGAAACAAAGTTGTTTATTCCTTACCAACATCTGACTAAAT
Protein-coding sequences here:
- the LOC18610757 gene encoding pathogenesis-related protein 5 isoform X1, yielding MARFSCHYHSFITFLSFILVLFLEGVTAATFTFINKCDYTVWPGILANPGSPKLESTGFELTKGSSRSFQAPTGWAGRFWGRTGCNFDDSGHGSCATGDCGSGEVECNGAGAIPPATLAEFTLGSGSQDFYDVSLVDGYNLPMIVEGSGGSGECAITGCVSDLNKKCPSELRIDGGGACKSACDAFGNPEYCCSGAFNSPAACKPSMYSEVFKSACPKSYSYAFDDATSTFTCTGADYSITFCPNVPSLKSSKDPSPKTTGTTDESGSVQDPMQAAELASQWLANLATGDSTRTQPFSPTQSGFAVIIFVVLSFLYL
- the LOC18610757 gene encoding pathogenesis-related protein 5 isoform X2, with product MARFSCHYHSFITFLSFILVLFLEGVTAATFTFINKCDYTVWPGILANPGSPKLESTGFELTKGSSRSFQAPTGWAGRFWGRTGCNFDDSGHGSCATGDCGSGEVECNGAGAIPPATLAEFTLGSGSQDFYDVSLVDGYNLPMIVEGSGGSGECAITGCVSDLNKKCPSELRIDGGGACKSACDAFGNPEYCCSGAFNSPAACKPSMYSEVFKSACPKSYSYAFDDATSTFTCTGADYSITFCPNVPRVNPDAA